One Methanohalophilus mahii DSM 5219 genomic window carries:
- a CDS encoding DUF2103 domain-containing protein, with protein MTTNSTLQSKLGGSHSTIIGGRHGKKLLKIISDHPDVKRIIPSVITVKGKSAPGGKIDIKILRPDSRGNLRALLTHGTSSQEVRIVTNVGMEEEGERIMQELNAMFME; from the coding sequence ATGACTACTAATTCCACCTTACAGAGCAAACTTGGGGGTTCGCATTCCACCATCATAGGGGGCAGGCATGGCAAGAAACTGCTTAAAATAATCAGTGATCATCCAGATGTCAAAAGGATAATCCCTTCAGTAATTACTGTTAAAGGTAAGAGTGCACCGGGGGGAAAGATAGATATTAAAATTCTTCGTCCGGATAGCAGAGGCAATTTGAGGGCTCTTTTGACCCATGGTACTTCTTCCCAGGAAGTAAGAATTGTTACAAATGTTGGGATGGAAGAAGAGGGAGAAAGAATAATGCAGGAATTAAATGCAATGTTTATGGAGTGA
- a CDS encoding ACT domain-containing protein, which yields MEEKFIKQISLFAENKPGRLANIASSFKEASVNIRAFTIAEAGDFGIIRMVVDKPEQAHRVLHDAGFTVSETDVLGIQMEDVPGQLATISEVLGKKGVNIDYAYAFVTKTEKAFLIIRVNDLNTAVETLCDEGIPLLDMNDVQNI from the coding sequence ATGGAAGAGAAATTTATCAAACAGATATCGCTCTTTGCAGAGAATAAGCCAGGTCGCCTTGCAAATATTGCATCCAGCTTCAAAGAGGCATCCGTCAATATAAGAGCATTTACTATCGCTGAAGCAGGGGATTTCGGAATTATAAGGATGGTAGTAGACAAGCCGGAACAAGCACATCGTGTCTTGCATGATGCAGGCTTTACAGTCTCCGAAACAGATGTCCTGGGCATACAAATGGAAGATGTACCCGGCCAGCTTGCAACAATATCCGAGGTACTTGGCAAAAAAGGTGTCAACATCGATTATGCTTACGCTTTTGTAACAAAAACAGAAAAAGCGTTCCTCATAATCCGGGTTAATGATTTGAATACTGCTGTTGAAACGCTTTGTGACGAAGGAATTCCATTGCTGGATATGAATGATGTGCAAAACATCTAA
- the mmp11 gene encoding methanogenesis marker protein 11: MKEIELDEPYSIPYRAIYAICDEKDECAEIIEHSNCYGGAAWARHHYSHSPIVRQIRTLGNMTRYLVEIDNVPLELKPSSAAAGIEAVEVKDNEVEITYAGLGGGGVGATCCRAQAAGVVRFETTPSGGGKEAKGTIVVPRRKRVLVGIDDTDTKETGATWCLTHNIAKELDCVESVYLSHSLVQLFPVSARTQNCVSTVLEFGCVDERAKNTLLEDIRNALEKYSASQDTGMVVLDSFNASSVREYSKLCRSAELTYEFAMEYAENHGVDVWMDGKGVIGALAALPWFARPDDSVIMDAELP; this comes from the coding sequence ATGAAAGAGATAGAACTTGATGAACCGTACTCGATTCCCTACAGGGCAATCTATGCCATATGTGATGAAAAGGATGAATGTGCGGAGATAATTGAACATAGTAACTGTTATGGTGGTGCTGCATGGGCCAGGCACCATTATTCCCATTCCCCTATTGTCCGGCAGATAAGGACACTGGGAAATATGACTCGCTATCTTGTAGAAATTGATAATGTACCCCTTGAACTAAAGCCATCGTCTGCTGCTGCAGGTATTGAAGCGGTGGAAGTCAAAGATAATGAAGTGGAGATCACCTATGCCGGACTGGGTGGCGGGGGTGTCGGTGCCACTTGTTGTCGTGCACAGGCAGCCGGTGTTGTGCGTTTTGAAACCACCCCATCAGGAGGAGGAAAAGAGGCAAAAGGTACCATCGTTGTACCCCGACGCAAGCGTGTACTGGTGGGTATTGATGATACTGACACCAAAGAAACAGGTGCTACCTGGTGTCTGACCCACAACATCGCAAAAGAACTGGATTGTGTGGAAAGTGTGTATCTGTCCCACTCCCTGGTGCAACTTTTCCCTGTGTCGGCAAGAACCCAGAATTGTGTTTCAACAGTGCTGGAATTTGGATGTGTGGATGAAAGGGCAAAGAACACACTGCTTGAAGATATTCGCAATGCACTGGAAAAATACAGTGCGTCACAGGATACAGGCATGGTTGTCCTCGACTCCTTTAATGCCTCCAGTGTCAGGGAATACAGCAAATTGTGCAGGTCTGCTGAGCTGACATATGAATTTGCAATGGAGTATGCTGAAAATCATGGCGTGGATGTCTGGATGGATGGCAAAGGTGTAATAGGTGCCCTTGCTGCCCTGCCTTGGTTTGCAAGACCTGATGATTCGGTAATAATGGACGCTGAACTTCCATGA
- a CDS encoding thiamine pyrophosphate-dependent enzyme, protein MNERQISGKDVILGAASLLEIKLVSAVAGYPVTSIVDHFKNDDFWADNTFWMINEKVALETALGASIDGRRSFVLTKHVGMNVLCDPLVTSATHTIGAGLVIIAGDDPGATASQNEQDSRYFGPLAEVPVFDPATPEKLFTTLTEAIELSEKASVPVIVRVTSRLLDSFCGNDAVLQPKKTILPPEFDRSVWEYTMKGKHQRFHSLTFPLMEDYSQSQDCLCRINTTKTGIISSGYPACLVEKIIEENNSEISHLALDMVYPLPIKKLKNFIDHHEYVLVAEETEDYIESHISIEDNVRGKSTGHIPHGKIKANHILHALENIEKIHMDKVIKPETIKERGPRSICDTCPYLPLYRVLGTIDKPIAGDMGCSILSTSAPLKAVDAGFALGSAISVACGFKGKGIAVIGDFGLAHTGIQGLINAKSNGFDLLAIILQNDVAAMTGGQDVPDLTPVLEAFHDDIEVVDFAEKIKESKLQALLMGKMEKKGISIILAKGTCPKY, encoded by the coding sequence ATGAATGAACGTCAAATAAGTGGCAAAGATGTGATATTAGGGGCTGCCAGTCTGCTGGAAATTAAGCTGGTCAGCGCGGTTGCCGGCTATCCTGTTACTTCTATTGTGGATCATTTCAAAAACGATGATTTCTGGGCGGACAATACTTTCTGGATGATTAATGAAAAGGTGGCTCTTGAAACTGCACTGGGCGCCTCGATCGACGGGCGCAGGTCTTTTGTCCTGACAAAACATGTGGGTATGAATGTACTTTGTGACCCTCTGGTTACATCCGCCACCCATACAATCGGTGCAGGCCTGGTGATAATCGCAGGGGACGACCCTGGTGCCACAGCATCCCAGAATGAACAGGACTCACGCTATTTCGGGCCCCTTGCCGAGGTACCTGTCTTTGATCCTGCAACTCCTGAAAAACTGTTTACTACGTTGACAGAAGCGATCGAGCTTTCGGAAAAAGCAAGTGTTCCCGTAATAGTTAGAGTAACTTCCCGTCTTCTGGATTCATTTTGTGGAAATGATGCTGTATTGCAACCAAAAAAGACTATCCTGCCACCTGAATTTGACAGGTCTGTATGGGAATATACTATGAAAGGCAAGCATCAGCGTTTCCATTCACTGACATTCCCTTTAATGGAAGATTATTCTCAATCACAGGATTGCCTGTGTCGTATCAATACAACAAAAACAGGAATTATTTCCTCGGGTTATCCTGCCTGCCTTGTGGAAAAAATTATTGAAGAAAATAACTCCGAAATTTCACATCTGGCACTGGACATGGTTTACCCACTGCCGATTAAAAAATTGAAAAATTTCATTGATCACCATGAATATGTGCTTGTGGCTGAGGAAACAGAAGATTATATAGAATCTCATATTTCAATCGAAGACAACGTAAGGGGCAAATCCACAGGACATATACCCCATGGTAAAATAAAAGCCAATCATATACTGCATGCTCTTGAAAATATCGAAAAAATACATATGGATAAAGTGATCAAACCGGAGACTATTAAGGAAAGAGGACCTCGATCTATCTGTGATACATGCCCCTATCTGCCTCTTTACAGGGTGCTTGGCACGATAGATAAACCAATTGCAGGTGATATGGGTTGTTCTATATTAAGTACTTCTGCACCCCTTAAGGCCGTGGATGCAGGTTTTGCACTTGGCTCTGCCATATCGGTTGCCTGTGGTTTCAAAGGAAAAGGCATCGCAGTCATCGGGGATTTCGGCCTGGCACATACAGGAATACAGGGATTGATCAATGCAAAATCCAACGGTTTTGACCTTCTGGCCATTATCCTGCAGAATGATGTTGCAGCTATGACTGGAGGACAGGATGTACCGGACCTTACACCTGTTCTTGAAGCATTTCATGATGACATTGAAGTGGTGGATTTTGCAGAAAAAATAAAAGAAAGTAAATTACAGGCCCTTCTGATGGGAAAAATGGAAAAAAAGGGAATATCCATAATCCTTGCAAAGGGTACCTGTCCCAAATACTGA
- a CDS encoding methanogenesis marker 12 protein: MYLGIDHGTNAMRFAALDKHGKFFYFEVPRTDMKGMESSDILELIEKEFNIKTEQIEMIALTYSMGDGIVNIMDIQDVQDRGVRSIEGVGKKTGAGTLVFDSIKNAQIPAVVIPGIHSHSHTDPRMNVFSHSTSPEKIGIAYDALARGINNFIVSDISSNTVTLAVANGEVVGALDACIFAPGTVHGPLDLEAIRQVDAGIFGANEAFMNGGVLKHTSYKNTADLIEGLKNNEDQAKLAIDNLALFASMEIEAMKVLLKDYSTCDCLFLAGSMAEVDSLVEKIRHHLDMNPRLLGKWSAATGCARMARDIAKGKKQILGIEVRI; encoded by the coding sequence ATGTATCTGGGTATTGATCACGGCACAAATGCAATGCGTTTTGCAGCTCTTGATAAACATGGAAAATTCTTCTATTTTGAAGTTCCCCGAACAGATATGAAGGGGATGGAAAGCAGTGATATTCTTGAATTGATTGAAAAGGAATTCAATATCAAGACAGAACAAATTGAAATGATTGCCCTGACTTATTCTATGGGAGATGGAATTGTCAATATAATGGATATACAGGATGTCCAGGATCGTGGGGTAAGAAGTATTGAGGGAGTCGGTAAAAAAACCGGTGCGGGAACCCTGGTGTTTGATAGTATCAAGAATGCACAAATCCCTGCAGTTGTGATACCGGGGATACATTCACACAGCCATACGGATCCCCGCATGAATGTATTTTCTCATTCCACAAGCCCTGAAAAAATTGGAATTGCCTATGATGCATTAGCCAGGGGTATTAATAATTTCATTGTATCAGATATCAGTTCAAATACTGTAACTCTGGCTGTTGCAAACGGGGAGGTCGTAGGTGCCCTTGATGCATGTATTTTCGCACCAGGCACTGTACACGGCCCTCTTGATCTTGAAGCGATAAGGCAGGTTGATGCCGGTATATTTGGTGCAAACGAGGCATTCATGAATGGCGGTGTGCTGAAACATACATCATATAAAAACACTGCAGATTTGATTGAAGGGTTAAAGAATAATGAAGATCAGGCAAAACTTGCAATTGATAATCTTGCTCTTTTTGCATCCATGGAAATAGAAGCCATGAAAGTCCTGCTAAAGGATTATTCAACATGTGATTGTCTTTTTCTTGCAGGCTCTATGGCAGAAGTGGATTCTCTTGTGGAAAAAATACGCCACCACCTGGATATGAACCCCCGGCTCCTGGGGAAATGGAGTGCAGCTACTGGATGTGCCCGTATGGCCAGGGATATTGCAAAAGGTAAAAAGCAAATCCTGGGTATCGAAGTTAGGATATGA
- a CDS encoding DHH family phosphoesterase has translation MKVDEEGFYNKLLDYHNILYLCHRNADPDAVSSAFALSEAIGGKVGLVDGCNRVASLLVDKLEIDVVEDPNPEDYDLTVVVDTSTIAQLNDIELCHYGVIDHHATTALTENAAFYLHRNKTSVAEIVYDVLKCMGAPIMNRTAVGLMTGIVTDTGHFKHATSDTFRTFSNIIESSGVEYAEVLELMASTPQDVSMRIAMLKTANRAEIERVESWLVATSHVSSFGGSASSMLINIGADVAFVGTVKENSIRVSGRAKRDAVNAGVNLGQIMEDVSADYNGTGGGHAGAAGIDVVADMEEILWACKQKVIEVLRNKKNPSSL, from the coding sequence ATGAAAGTAGATGAAGAGGGATTCTACAACAAACTTCTTGACTACCATAATATCCTGTATCTATGTCATCGCAATGCGGATCCCGATGCCGTAAGCAGTGCCTTTGCTCTATCTGAAGCTATTGGGGGCAAAGTAGGACTGGTTGATGGTTGCAATCGTGTCGCTTCCTTGCTGGTTGACAAACTCGAGATTGATGTTGTGGAAGACCCAAACCCCGAAGACTACGATCTTACGGTTGTAGTAGATACTTCAACAATTGCACAATTAAATGATATTGAACTGTGTCACTATGGTGTGATTGATCACCACGCCACAACCGCTCTTACAGAGAATGCAGCATTTTATCTGCACCGCAATAAGACATCTGTTGCAGAAATAGTTTATGATGTACTGAAATGTATGGGTGCCCCTATTATGAACCGCACTGCAGTGGGTCTTATGACAGGGATAGTGACCGATACCGGGCATTTCAAACATGCAACAAGTGATACTTTCCGTACATTTTCTAATATCATTGAAAGTAGTGGTGTTGAATATGCGGAAGTACTGGAGCTGATGGCTTCCACTCCACAGGATGTGTCTATGCGTATTGCCATGCTAAAGACGGCTAATCGTGCGGAGATTGAAAGAGTGGAAAGCTGGCTTGTGGCTACCTCACATGTAAGCTCCTTTGGAGGTTCTGCTTCTTCAATGCTGATAAATATAGGTGCTGATGTTGCATTTGTAGGTACGGTGAAAGAAAATTCTATTCGGGTTAGCGGAAGGGCAAAGCGAGATGCTGTAAATGCCGGAGTAAACCTGGGTCAGATCATGGAAGATGTGAGTGCTGATTACAATGGCACAGGTGGAGGACATGCAGGTGCTGCGGGTATCGATGTAGTTGCCGATATGGAAGAGATACTTTGGGCCTGCAAACAAAAGGTTATTGAAGTTCTCCGGAATAAGAAGAATCCGTCTAGTTTATAA
- a CDS encoding phenylacetate--CoA ligase family protein: protein MIEYWNPQIERMPLDELELIQEERLRHLVDYVYTHSPFYKKRFDEAGVKPEDIKTLDDLQKLPFTYKKDLRDNYPKGMFCVPDTQLVRYHVSSGTTGKPTVVGYTKNDIHEWAKSLGRALTSIGVGRGDVLQVSYGYGLFTGGLGLHYGAEEVGSTVLPISVGNTDKQLELMQDLGTTTLACTPSYFLYMTEEANDKGIDFQKDTGLKTGIFGAEPWTEEMRKRMEDATGIKAYDVFGTSELSGPLFTECTCQDGIHIWGDQFIVEIIDPETGETLPEGEKGELVITTLTKEALPLIRYRIGDYTILNKQPCECGRTHPRIMRVTGRVDDMLIIRGINVFPGQVESVLMKIPEVGEHFMIHVDRINEMDTMKIQIEMNDEAFSDKVNDIIFLEKKVASALKSVLNLSVGVELVENGTLPRSIGKSKKVIDNRKL from the coding sequence ATGATCGAATACTGGAACCCACAGATTGAAAGAATGCCCCTTGATGAGCTGGAACTGATTCAGGAGGAGCGGCTGCGCCATCTTGTAGACTATGTCTATACTCACTCTCCTTTTTACAAAAAACGTTTTGATGAAGCCGGAGTAAAACCGGAAGATATCAAGACCCTGGATGACCTGCAAAAACTTCCGTTTACCTATAAAAAGGACCTCAGGGACAATTATCCTAAAGGAATGTTTTGTGTACCTGATACACAGCTTGTACGTTACCATGTTTCTTCAGGTACTACTGGCAAACCTACGGTTGTGGGTTATACCAAAAATGACATCCATGAGTGGGCCAAATCCCTCGGAAGAGCATTAACCTCGATTGGTGTGGGCCGGGGAGATGTCCTTCAGGTAAGTTACGGATACGGTCTTTTTACAGGTGGGCTCGGACTGCATTATGGTGCTGAAGAAGTGGGTTCCACAGTCTTGCCTATTAGTGTTGGTAACACCGATAAACAGCTTGAACTGATGCAGGATCTCGGTACCACAACGCTTGCATGTACTCCTTCTTATTTCCTTTACATGACAGAAGAAGCAAACGACAAGGGAATTGACTTCCAGAAAGATACCGGCCTGAAAACCGGTATATTCGGAGCCGAACCATGGACTGAGGAAATGCGTAAGCGTATGGAAGATGCTACAGGTATCAAGGCGTATGATGTGTTTGGTACCTCTGAACTCAGTGGCCCGCTTTTTACTGAATGTACTTGCCAGGACGGAATTCATATCTGGGGCGACCAGTTTATTGTGGAAATAATCGATCCCGAAACTGGAGAAACTCTACCAGAAGGAGAAAAGGGAGAACTTGTAATAACCACTCTTACAAAAGAAGCCCTGCCTCTTATCCGATACAGGATAGGAGATTATACAATCCTGAACAAGCAACCCTGTGAATGCGGACGTACACATCCCAGAATAATGAGGGTGACCGGACGTGTGGATGATATGCTGATTATCCGTGGAATCAACGTATTCCCGGGACAGGTAGAATCCGTGCTTATGAAGATACCCGAAGTTGGAGAGCATTTCATGATACATGTGGATCGTATCAATGAAATGGATACAATGAAGATACAGATTGAAATGAATGATGAAGCCTTTAGTGACAAGGTCAACGACATAATCTTCCTGGAGAAAAAAGTTGCCTCTGCCCTAAAGAGTGTGCTCAATCTTTCTGTTGGTGTCGAACTGGTAGAAAATGGTACCCTTCCACGTTCTATTGGTAAATCCAAAAAGGTAATCGATAATAGAAAGCTATAA
- a CDS encoding molybdopterin synthase: MKAVAVIGYKNTGKTTFVCRLAEKLALKGKVGTVKIMHDHRFDSPEKDTGKHFDSGAENVTAVSDEGVISIQRGGGLDEALEVLADRGMDYAIVEGATNSDLPKIMLGEMEDEVGNVVLTLAPCSDWGMEEVAGVVQQTSEIVTLNSMINKIRHMSEFPLTGSIGTFTGVVRGQTDDISTKMLEFEKYETVADERIEKICNDLKQREGIIEVLIHHKSGRLMRGEDIVYIVVASAHRQELFKALSDAIERVKSEVPIWKKEVTMEGDFWVHDHA; encoded by the coding sequence ATGAAAGCCGTAGCTGTTATTGGTTACAAAAATACTGGCAAGACAACGTTTGTTTGCAGACTGGCTGAAAAACTTGCTTTGAAGGGCAAAGTTGGCACTGTAAAGATCATGCATGATCATCGTTTTGATTCCCCCGAAAAAGATACGGGTAAACATTTCGATTCTGGCGCCGAAAATGTGACTGCAGTCTCAGATGAAGGTGTGATTTCTATTCAACGTGGAGGAGGCCTTGATGAAGCCCTTGAAGTCCTTGCGGACAGGGGGATGGATTACGCTATCGTGGAAGGTGCGACAAACAGCGATTTGCCCAAAATAATGCTGGGGGAGATGGAAGATGAAGTAGGGAATGTTGTACTCACGCTTGCTCCCTGTTCGGACTGGGGCATGGAAGAAGTTGCAGGAGTTGTACAGCAAACATCCGAAATCGTAACCCTGAACAGTATGATTAACAAAATACGTCACATGTCTGAATTTCCTCTGACTGGAAGTATCGGTACCTTTACCGGGGTGGTCAGAGGACAGACAGATGATATCAGCACAAAAATGCTCGAATTTGAGAAATATGAGACAGTTGCTGATGAGCGTATAGAAAAGATATGTAATGACCTCAAACAAAGAGAAGGAATTATCGAAGTATTGATCCATCACAAAAGTGGCCGGCTCATGAGGGGAGAGGATATTGTGTACATTGTTGTAGCATCGGCCCACCGGCAGGAGTTATTCAAAGCCCTCAGTGATGCGATTGAAAGAGTAAAGTCAGAGGTGCCCATCTGGAAAAAAGAAGTCACCATGGAAGGTGATTTCTGGGTACATGATCACGCGTGA
- a CDS encoding HesA/MoeB/ThiF family protein, with amino-acid sequence MNEFTEEQIKRYSRHIILQEVGGEGQQKLLSSKVLCIGAGGLGSPIIQYLAAAGVGTIGIVDDDVVELSNLQRQVIHGGNSGIPKVESAKYFVKKLNPDVDVITHNERINPDNISDIINDYDIVVDGSDNFATRYLVNDACVLGKKPLSHGSIFRFEGYVTTILPDEGPCYRCLFEHAPPAGMVPSCQEAGVIGVLPGIIGVIQATEVVKYLLGLGDLLVGRMIYYDALNMSFDEIKIRKNPSCPVCGQNSKIKSIKYENYQDTQLCTY; translated from the coding sequence ATGAATGAATTTACCGAAGAGCAGATAAAACGTTACTCAAGACACATAATCCTGCAGGAAGTTGGCGGGGAAGGACAACAGAAATTATTGTCCTCCAAAGTTCTCTGTATAGGGGCAGGCGGACTCGGTTCTCCAATAATACAGTACCTGGCGGCGGCAGGTGTAGGTACTATAGGAATTGTTGACGATGATGTTGTGGAATTAAGCAATCTTCAGAGGCAGGTGATACACGGTGGCAATTCGGGTATACCAAAAGTGGAATCTGCCAAATATTTTGTCAAAAAACTGAACCCAGATGTTGATGTCATAACCCATAATGAAAGAATAAATCCTGATAATATTTCAGATATCATAAATGACTATGACATAGTTGTAGATGGCTCAGACAATTTTGCAACCCGCTACCTTGTAAATGATGCCTGTGTCCTCGGAAAAAAGCCGCTTTCACATGGTAGTATCTTTCGTTTTGAGGGATATGTTACGACCATACTTCCGGATGAAGGTCCATGCTACAGATGTCTCTTTGAACATGCCCCTCCTGCGGGGATGGTTCCAAGTTGTCAGGAAGCAGGTGTCATTGGCGTCCTACCGGGAATTATAGGAGTCATACAGGCAACCGAAGTGGTCAAGTATCTTCTTGGTTTGGGTGATTTATTAGTGGGTAGGATGATTTATTATGATGCACTTAATATGTCTTTCGACGAGATAAAAATCAGGAAAAATCCATCATGTCCTGTATGCGGTCAAAACTCCAAAATTAAGTCTATCAAGTATGAAAATTATCAGGATACACAACTTTGCACCTATTGA
- the radC gene encoding RadC family protein: MDEQKLRVHDMPQEDRPRERIAKYGPSSLSNTELLAIILRTGTSKENVINLCSRIFANYSIKNLSQANITKLTEIHGVGIAKASQISAIFELARRLEKHSDEPLPRIRSPDDVYKLLHPQLRCQKKEHLTTLHLDTKNQVLREEVVSIGSLNANIVHPREVFKSALLESAASVILTHNHPSGDPTPSREDINITRKLVDGGKILGIDVLDHVIIGEGKFVSLKDEGYIS; this comes from the coding sequence ATGGATGAGCAGAAATTAAGGGTACATGATATGCCCCAGGAGGACAGGCCAAGGGAGAGGATTGCAAAATATGGGCCATCAAGCCTTTCCAATACAGAACTGCTTGCAATAATCCTGCGAACCGGAACTTCGAAGGAAAATGTGATCAATCTATGCAGTCGTATTTTTGCAAATTATTCTATCAAAAATTTGAGTCAGGCCAATATCACAAAGCTGACCGAAATCCATGGTGTGGGGATTGCAAAGGCTTCCCAGATCTCTGCAATATTCGAACTGGCTCGCAGACTTGAGAAACATTCAGATGAGCCGCTGCCACGCATCCGTTCCCCGGATGATGTGTACAAACTCCTGCATCCCCAGTTGAGGTGCCAGAAAAAGGAACATCTTACAACCCTTCACCTTGATACCAAAAACCAGGTCCTCCGGGAAGAAGTGGTATCTATAGGCAGTCTCAATGCCAATATTGTTCATCCAAGAGAGGTATTCAAATCAGCCCTTCTGGAATCAGCAGCCTCTGTTATTCTTACACACAATCATCCATCGGGAGATCCCACTCCAAGCAGGGAAGATATAAATATTACCCGTAAACTCGTTGATGGCGGAAAAATACTCGGAATTGATGTACTGGATCATGTAATAATCGGGGAAGGAAAATTTGTGAGTTTGAAAGATGAAGGATATATCTCCTGA
- a CDS encoding nitrilase-related carbon-nitrogen hydrolase: MVKVACIQMDVEHCNKKTNIERALARADRALTMGAEIIVFPEVFSTGFCYEQMDKLAEKPPYPTIGQLVNFSQKNNCILIGSIVEELDAETKPYANLGFCIENGIIRGTYRKIHPFGEEKSHFTPGDSIHPIKLENICIGLEICYEIRFPEVARKLVLQGADLLVTIAQFPDPRGNHWRILGPARAVENQIPHVMCNRTGKDPTKSFPGSSMIIDALGNTLADSGRDECIIMADIDLSLAKELSSKIPVLDDRREDLYSN; encoded by the coding sequence ATGGTAAAAGTTGCCTGTATCCAGATGGATGTTGAACATTGCAATAAGAAAACAAACATTGAAAGAGCCCTTGCTAGGGCGGATAGAGCCCTTACTATGGGTGCTGAAATAATTGTATTCCCGGAAGTGTTTTCCACAGGTTTCTGTTATGAACAAATGGATAAACTGGCAGAGAAGCCACCCTACCCCACAATAGGACAACTTGTGAATTTTTCACAAAAGAATAACTGTATCCTTATCGGTTCAATCGTAGAAGAACTGGATGCTGAAACCAAACCCTATGCCAATCTAGGATTCTGTATTGAAAATGGTATAATCCGGGGAACTTATCGCAAAATCCACCCTTTCGGGGAAGAAAAAAGCCACTTCACCCCGGGTGATTCCATCCATCCCATAAAACTTGAAAATATATGTATCGGATTGGAAATATGCTATGAAATAAGGTTTCCTGAAGTTGCACGCAAACTTGTGCTTCAAGGAGCCGATTTACTGGTAACGATTGCCCAATTTCCGGACCCCCGGGGCAATCACTGGAGAATCCTGGGTCCCGCCAGAGCAGTAGAAAACCAGATACCTCATGTGATGTGTAACCGCACAGGAAAAGACCCTACCAAATCTTTCCCTGGAAGTTCCATGATTATTGATGCCCTGGGAAATACTCTTGCGGATTCCGGCCGCGATGAATGCATAATAATGGCAGACATCGACCTCTCACTTGCCAAAGAACTATCCAGTAAAATACCCGTACTGGACGACCGTCGGGAAGACCTGTATTCCAATTGA
- a CDS encoding prefoldin subunit beta codes for MSSELPPQVQNQLAQLQQVQQQAQTLAMQKNQIESTLKETENALEELEQLSGDAVVYRTVGDMQIRTTKDDAIEKLKERNETLSLRLQSISRQEERVSKRFNQLQEQVKQAMGTQGGYQAQ; via the coding sequence ATGAGTTCAGAACTACCCCCACAGGTCCAGAACCAGCTGGCACAGTTGCAGCAGGTTCAGCAACAGGCCCAGACACTTGCCATGCAAAAAAACCAGATCGAGAGTACACTGAAAGAAACGGAAAACGCTCTTGAAGAACTTGAACAGTTGTCCGGTGATGCAGTTGTCTACAGGACTGTTGGGGACATGCAGATACGTACTACCAAGGATGATGCTATTGAAAAGCTCAAAGAGAGAAATGAAACTCTTTCCCTGAGATTGCAGTCTATTTCTCGTCAGGAAGAACGCGTCTCCAAACGTTTCAACCAGCTTCAGGAACAGGTCAAACAGGCCATGGGTACTCAGGGCGGTTATCAGGCACAGTGA
- a CDS encoding sulfurtransferase TusA family protein, with protein sequence MNEIIADFELDVRGQCCPYPLVKTKSTLDTLDREEILKVISDDPMTPQNIVSWTKKSGDKLLSVQEKNGTFTIYVSKV encoded by the coding sequence ATGAATGAAATAATAGCAGATTTTGAACTGGATGTAAGGGGACAGTGCTGCCCATACCCCCTTGTTAAGACTAAAAGTACTCTGGATACTCTCGATCGCGAAGAAATTTTAAAGGTTATATCGGATGACCCAATGACCCCCCAAAATATCGTATCCTGGACAAAGAAATCAGGAGATAAACTTCTTTCCGTCCAAGAAAAAAATGGGACATTTACAATATACGTCAGCAAGGTCTGA